In Cryptomeria japonica chromosome 5, Sugi_1.0, whole genome shotgun sequence, the genomic window aacacataataatgaacacaaaatagcagaaagaataatagacacaacaaagaactcgagacacaagattaacgtggttcaccataAAGGCTACATCCACTTAGAAAGTAGGGAGagttcttattaaccaatatccaattaccACATCATACATAGTTGCACAGAGGCATATATAGAATCATATTTAGTTGTGAAACAAAGAGTTGGGAGAATCCGAAAGGTcttgtgaccgttgggcttcacattcccaacaatatCCCCCGTGAAGGCCAATTGACACAGACATGTACGACGACATTCCCTGCATTCCCATTCTAAATTCATAACACAACCAACCTGCTAGATTTTAGCTTAACAATCTTCTGCTCGCATACACTTcgaattaatcttctccaaagCATGTAAAACTGAATAAAACTTAACAACTGGACCATAACATTACTATTAACCGTGTCTATTGCTCCCGTGCTCCCTcgtaacaaaacaaaacaatgagaAGATCACTATTAGCTGGTTCTAAAACAAAATACTCCATAAAATATACTGTATCACTGAATAATCCACCCTCCAAAAACTGCCCAAACATGGCTCCTCTTTCCAAAATTTTAATTACATCCTCGTCTCTATCAGCCACCACATACGCAAACAcgacttatttttcttctttcctaAGCTCCTCATTTGACTGGCACAAAGCTTCATCGAACAAGCCAAAAAACTGCCTCAAAATAGCATCCGTAGCATTTGGACCTGCAGGAACATGTACAATGTGACTATTGTCATTATTGTTTATTGTTGCAAGAAGAGCCTCTAATTTTTGTAGCTTCCCATCATCTTCCTctccaaaatccacaatatttttcttcaatttctttccaaTTGCTTCTAATGTCTTCTTATCAGCTTTAATAGGACTTCCAACAAACACTATAATTCTTTGCTGCTGTTCTTTATTTTGACGGTGTTTAAGTGCCAGCTGAGCAACTTGGATACCAGATGTCAAATTCATCTCCCCGACAACTTCTAAACCATGCATACACGGAAGAATTTTTCCAAGATCAGTTGTTGGTGTCACCAATACACA contains:
- the LOC131042956 gene encoding 26S proteasome non-ATPase regulatory subunit 4 homolog, with amino-acid sequence MVLEATMICIDNSEWMRNGDYNPNRFQARADTVNLICGAKTQSNPENTVGVMTLARKNVCVLVTPTTDLGKILPCMHGLEVVGEMNLTSGIQVAQLALKHRQNKEQQQRIIVFVGSPIKADKKTLEAIGKKLKKNIVDFGEEDDGKLQKLEALLATINNNDNSHIVHVPAGPNATDAILRQFFGLFDEALCQSNEELRKEEK